TTGCTGCGACGCCACGCACCTTTTGGTGTCTTGAAGCGCCTGCCTCGACAAGGTGTCTTGCAACGACAGCATTTTCATCATATACCGCCTGGAGTAACAGAGAGCTCAGATACCGAGAGGCCTTGTTTACAATTGCACCGCGCTTGATCAGCACCGTGGCGGCATCGATGAATCTAAGTGAATATGCGTACTCCCAAAGTGAGAAATCGTGGTAGGGCGAGGCTTCCATGTTGGCACCGTGGTCAATGAGGACCTTGAGACACTCGAGGCGGCCAAAGTGTATGGCCATGCGGATCGGTGTACGGTTGAAGGAGTTCTTGATATCGGTATTACTACCGGCGTCAAGGAGCATCTTGACAAAGTCCGCACGACCATGCTCACATGCCTGGTGAAGAGGAATCCCAGTAAATGCCGAGGACTTATGGGATTCCTCGATGCTGGCATTCGCGATTCTGATCTGCAGTACATCTACGGGACCCGCAACGACAGCCTCGATAAGTGTCTTTCTTATACGTATACCACCTGTGCTGTCAAAATTCTTTGCCTTTTTGAGAATCTCCAAGATTTTTGTGTTCTCCTTCAGCTCGGCAACCTCGAGAGCTATCCGACCGTCCTCGTTTCTGATGTCGCAACGGGCTCCTGCTTTCACGAGAATCTCGACGGCCTTGGTATCCTTTCGTTCGCAGCTATCGTGCAGGGCAGTCTCCCCTAGTCTCTCCTGGGCGTCAACTTCAATACTGGGAACATACTCAAGCATGTATTTCATGGCCTGCCAAGAATGATTAGCAGCCCCTGAATGGAGTAaagcgcggccgaggaggtctTGACAGTTGACGTCCGCACCGCGTTTGACAAGAAGCCCCACGACTTCCTGAACTCTCTAATCCACGGGACGCATGCAATCAGTTCCATTTTGTCTGCCCCGAGATTCAATATTGGCGCAGTGATCAAGGAGCAGCTCTGCAACTTCAATAATACGGCTGTAAAAGAGCGGGGTGCCCCCTCGACCCGGTTCTTGAATATCGACGTTTATATACTTGTGGGTAAGCAAAAGCTTGAGGATCGAGACATCTTTCAACTTTACGGCATAATGACGGGGCGCGAGAACTAGCGGTGTGCCCTGCCTCGTGAAGTTGTCATCCTCGCATTCCTCTCGGTGACCCGACTACATCTACCAAACCATGATGCACAACAATATGTAGGACGGATACATCTTGGTTAATACTCCATTTCTTGTCCAGATGATGGAGCGTCTGGACAAATGACTTTCTGGAGTTTAAAAGAAGAAATGACATGGCTAGGTTGTCCCTGTCGACAAACAATAGCCCGGCGCCCCAGGAGGTTATATCTCGAACGGGCAGACTACCTCTATCGCTGATGTCCGTGATACCTCTGTCGATGTAGAAAGCGTGGCCCAGCTCGGGTATACTCAGCGGTTTTTGACCCCAAACAATCCAAGTCAGAAGCTTTTTTAGGAGATCTTGATGCTTTTGGCTGGCCAATCATCGGTCCACTCGTTTCGACTCTCGGCAAACAACTCATCCAGACTATTAGGCAACCATTTCAATGTTCGCTCCAAGTCGCCAACCGTGAGACACTCGGATAAGAAGTCGACATGACGGCGTGCCAAGAGAAATCTGCAGTTAAGCTTGCGTATCAGTATTGTTGCATATACATATTGGGTGGTCCCCCTGGAGAAGACATTTATCTTTTCAGATTTTGAAGTAAATGGGTAAATGGCCTGCGCTCTGAGCTGTCCTTCACCTGAGTCGGACCCAAGGAGGTTACGCAATTTCCTATCCAAGTCAAATCTTGTCGACACATACGCACTTATTCCTGTCAGACTCGGTCCGTACCACAGCTGACACCACTTCGGTTCCTTCAAGGTCTGATGCTTGCTTATACCAGCCAGTATACTCGCTGAGTGGCAACCGTCACACCACGACATGCTATGTACAGTCTCTGCTTTGCCAGTGACTTTTGGCTTCGTTGCTTTCCTTGTGGCAGCTCTTGCAGCCTGCGTTTCTTAAAGGCTTCAAGAATACCTTATCTTGCAAGTAACAAGAGGCGACGATGACCCTGAACCGAGCCATGATACCGTGAACAGCCTCAACCATAGACGTCCTTTCATTGTCACGCACCGAATCAAGGCCGTCAAGAATAACGCAAGCCTCGTCGAATGTCTGGAGCACGTCTTTAAGGAACTCGGTCACAGCCGCTAGGCTTGGTGGCTGCCTGTCCTTGGTCTGTGTCGCGGTATATATTCTTTAGCCAGTTTCAATGGAGCATTCTGGCCACCCCGTCTCTGCAGAATTTGCCTTAGTAAGCCAGAGATAATGTTCCGAGGTGACTGTAGATGCTCATCGTCAAAACTGCAAAAAGCAATGACCACAGCGACATTTTCTTCCTTGTACTGCCCGACAAGATGGGCATAGACCGATGCAACAGCAACGGATTTGCGGGCACCTGGGATACCATAGCACCACAGCGATCTCAGTTGGCCGTCCTGCTACCGTGGGAGCTGAATGGACGCTATGAGATTGCAGCTGCAAGGATCGGCGGCACCAGGGACTTCTTCCTGCTTGCACACAAAGTTGAGCGGAGTAAGCCAGGCCAGGAGATTCGTGAAATGCGTGTCGCCTACTGCTGAAATTGCTTATGCTGTGACGAAGGTCCTGGGCCAGTCGGAAATTTGACTGCTGTATGATCAACAACGTCGTCCCCTTCAGCCCGCGGAGCCTTTCGACTACAGCAAGGACTTCTTTCTCCTGAAAATGCCAGTTTATGCTTGAAATGGCTTTCTCGACCCGGATTTTGGGCATACGGGTTTGGAATTGAGCAATGTGAGCTGCTTGCTAACCTGGCAGGCGATGCCGCCCGGCCATCGAAAGCTTTCAGGGGTTCAACCCAAGACTCTCCAGGAGAAGCCGACACCATTGGGGACCATTTTTGGCGCTTCTCAGGTAAATAATGATCTTTAAAGACCTCCCCGCAATCGCCATAATTCTCGCTGCGAGGACGGTCGCTTCCATTGTTACTTCACTAGTTCGCGTCTCACAAAAGGCACGCACAGTCCACGAGTAATCTGAGATGCCCAGAAGCTCTTGTATATAACTAGAAAAGTCCAAAGCGGTGAGATATTCCAAGAAAGACAGGCTACAAGATTCAATGTAAAGATAAAAGGTATAAACTCAAAAGATATTCTGCTCAAATACTGTAGCTGTTTAAATACTGACGCAATAAGGGATAAGGAGGCAGGCTAAAAACATCACCAGTCCATGCTTCCAACTGAGGCAGAGGAAACGCGGATTACAAGCACTCATAGGTATGCCGAACAGATTTACTGGTGTGAGTGGGAGACAACACTGTGGCGTGCTCTTTTGCACACCGGCATCATATGGGTGCCCATCGTGAACGGCAAGGCTGTGGTGAAGAAGAGAACCAAGCCCAATGGCGAGCCTTCCTGTTCCCCGGTCTGGTAAGTATATTAGCTGTGCTCAAAGCAGTGTTACCCTCGTGGAGAGGAGTTACAGCACTCAGCCCCTCCAGACACAGAAGACACATGGATGATCTGCCTCGAAATAAGAATTGTGATTTGGGCAGCACTTCCGGGGCTTGCCTGTCAGACTGTCGAATCAGTGCGGAGGGAGCAAAGATGCTGAGCCGGccagaagaaaaggaaatgGATACATGTTGGCGGGGCAAGCGCGGTAGGAGACTGGTGTGCCGGTCGCAACAGCTTCGCAACCAACAACGGTTAAAGACGCTCTTGAGCAGCTATACGAGGACGAACTGAGGAGGCTTAGGATAGATAATTGCTTGGATTGGCAAACATCGTCGACtttcacaaaaaaaaaaaaaaaaaaaagaaagaaagaaagaaacatgAGCAAAGTACCTGCTGCACAGACTTCCGTCACAATTTCGTTATCTGCTGGAAATGCGCTCGACCGGATAGCTAATTTATATACAGTAGAACATATGCGACACACAATTTCTGAGACTATGGACTGTAGATAAGGTAGTAGGTAATCCCGTCTGCAGGTCCTTGGGGGTTTGTACATTTACAAGGTTTAGCACGCTGCAAGATACTGCAAGTCTGCATAGGTGGACCAATCTCACGGAAAGTGTATTAGGTAAGCGAAATTAGCACTCCGGAAATTCCCGTGACACGGGTCGGGTTCGGGCACGGGGCCTGACTGATGCAGAGCTAGCTCTTCTTTGGCCGGTGATGGACCCTTGCAGCTCGTGCAGAAGACAACAAAAAAGTTCAGAGTACGTCAGTTGGTGGCTTCTAGATAGAACCGCATCAACGGGAACACACAACCACGTACTTTTTTGATTTTTAGACGCGCTCCAAACTCTCCTCTCCTCTCTTGTATTTCAATCTTTTTTCCCGTCAACTCAACAGCCACAATGTTCAACGTCGCGCGCAATCGGGTGCTGGCCTCGGCCATCAAGACTTCTCCCAGACTTCCAGGCCTCGCCAGGCCAGCTTTCGCCCAGCAACAAAAGCGTGCTCTGAGCATCCACGAGTACCTGTCGGCCGAACTCCTCAGCAAAGTCAGTCTCTGTCCCAGAGCCCATACCCaacatagaaaaaaaaatgttccGGAACGATACTAACCATACCTCAATTCACCCCTAAATAGTATGGCGTTCAAGTTCCCGCTGGTAGGGTCGCCAGGAGCGGCGAGGAGGCCGAGCAGGTCGCAAAGGAGATCGGCCACGACGACATGGTCATCAAGGCGCAGGTTCTCGCCGGTGGCCGTGGTAAGGGTACTTTCGACAACGGCCTGAAGGGTGGTGTCCGCGTTATCTACTCCCCTACCGAGGCCCGCATGTTCGCCGACCAGATGATTGGCCACAAGCTTATCACCAAGCAGACCGGCGCCCAGGGCCGTCCCTGCAACGCCGTCTACATCTGCGAACGCAAGTTTGCCCGTCGTGAATTCTACCTCGCCATCCTCATGGACCGTGGCTCGCAGAGCCCCGTCATCGTTTCCTCGTCGCAGGGCGGTATGGACATTGAGGGTGTCGCCAAGGAGAACCCGGATGCCATCGTCACCACTCACATCGACATCAACACTGGAGTCACTGATGAGACTGCTCGCGACATTGCTCAGAAGCTGGGATTCAGCGAGCAGTGCATTGAGGACGCCAAGGACACCATCCAGAAGCTGTACAAGATCTTCATCGAGAAGGACATGACCCAGATTGAGATCAACCCTCTGTCGGAGACCTCGGACCACAAGGTCATGTGCATGGATGCCAAGTTCGGTTTCGACGACAATGCCGAGTTCCGTCAGAAGGAGATCTTCGAGAAGCGCGACACCACCCAGGAGGACGCCGAGGAGGTCCGTGCCGCCGAGTCTGGCCTCAACTTCATCAAGCTGGATGGTGACATTGGCTGCTTGGTCAACGGTGCCGGTCTTGCCATGGCCACCATGGACATCATCAAGCTGAACGGCGGCTCGCCCGCTAACTTCCTCGACGTCGGTGGCGGTGCCACTCCCGCTGCCATCAAGGAGGCCTTTGAGCTCATCACGAGCGACCAGAAGGTCTCTGCCGTCTTTGTCAACATCTTCGGTGGTATCGTCCGTTGCGACCACATTGCCAACGGTCTGATCAACACCGTCAAGACCCTGAACCTCAAGGTTCCCATCATTGCCCGTctccagggcaccaacgtcGAGCAGGCACACCAGATCATCAACGACTCGGGCATGAAGATCTTCTCGATCGACGACCTGCAAAGCGCAGCTGAGAAGGCTGTGCAGCTGTCAAAGGTTGTCAAGATGGGTAAGTCGATACCACCTGACTCTTTATCAGGCTCAAGGGGCTTTGGGTAACTATACTGACGTCTTTCTGCAGCTCGTGACATCGATGTCGGCGTTGAGTTCAGCCTGGGTATCTAAAGAAATCAATACCCTATACTATAGACTGGCTCGGTTCCTCGTTTTTCCTCGCCATATTTGTTATTTCTCCCGCATCCCTCTTGTAACAACTTTTCTTGTGCACTTACGGAATTGGCCGGCGATGTCAACTGgatggtttacaaatcctgATTTAATTGGTACCTAGACTTTGGGGCGAACGGGTGATATTACATATATCCATGATTTTGCTACTGCCGAGCAATTAAAAGCAATAGCATTTTTTTGAtaaatacctaggtaccctgACTAACAGCCATCGTCTTTGTGCTCTTGATGGGCTGCTGGAGCTGTTGAGGCACCTGAACCGAAGTCTTTCCAACCTGCATACTTATCCTCTACCCCGCCGCACACTTGGtctaactacctacctacagaCAACAGCCAGGCTTGGGCTATCATACGCAGAGGCACGCACTCAGTCCCAGATGCAAAGAAACATTCAACTTTTGACATCAATTTCCTCAAGATTTGGGAAGTGTGTACCGACATCATTCCCCGCATAACAACAATGTTCAGTTGATTTCACATTTGGAGAAGTTGACGTCATCCTGACCTGGCCAGCGCAGACATAATCGACATATATTTATCGTTTCGCGATTATCCCATACCAACAAACACTAACTAATGAC
The Pyricularia oryzae 70-15 chromosome 1, whole genome shotgun sequence DNA segment above includes these coding regions:
- a CDS encoding succinyl-CoA ligase subunit beta → MFNVARNRVLASAIKTSPRLPGLARPAFAQQQKRALSIHEYLSAELLSKYGVQVPAGRVARSGEEAEQVAKEIGHDDMVIKAQVLAGGRGKGTFDNGLKGGVRVIYSPTEARMFADQMIGHKLITKQTGAQGRPCNAVYICERKFARREFYLAILMDRGSQSPVIVSSSQGGMDIEGVAKENPDAIVTTHIDINTGVTDETARDIAQKLGFSEQCIEDAKDTIQKLYKIFIEKDMTQIEINPLSETSDHKVMCMDAKFGFDDNAEFRQKEIFEKRDTTQEDAEEVRAAESGLNFIKLDGDIGCLVNGAGLAMATMDIIKLNGGSPANFLDVGGGATPAAIKEAFELITSDQKVSAVFVNIFGGIVRCDHIANGLINTVKTLNLKVPIIARLQGTNVEQAHQIINDSGMKIFSIDDLQSAAEKAVQLSKVVKMARDIDVGVEFSLGI